A DNA window from Providencia huaxiensis contains the following coding sequences:
- a CDS encoding FAD-binding protein: protein MSKLSTVWVFSDMTSRLPELIGGALALGEQVNVLALDDTQSSQAFQLGATQVFQLAGKPDDRIIEDYADTIVSTIKQHGDNGLLLLPNTRRGKLLAARLGARLQAAVSNDAAAITVESGKPVIKHMVYGGLAFGQETLGSSFSIATLATGTFEAAQNDASRSGTAQAVQWVEPKQSIVRTSVQKKAGNSVELDKARLVVSVGRGIGSQENIAIAKTLADTIGAEIACSRPVAENEKWMEHERYVGISNLMLKPELYLAVGISGQIQHMVGANGAQIIVAINKDKNAPIFQFADYGIVGDLFKILPVLTQQLAK, encoded by the coding sequence ATGAGCAAATTATCAACCGTTTGGGTATTTAGTGACATGACTTCTCGCTTACCTGAACTTATCGGTGGCGCCCTTGCTCTAGGAGAGCAAGTCAATGTATTAGCACTTGATGACACACAAAGCTCACAAGCTTTCCAACTCGGTGCAACGCAAGTTTTTCAACTGGCAGGTAAACCTGACGATCGCATTATTGAAGATTATGCGGACACTATCGTTTCAACCATCAAACAGCATGGCGATAACGGTTTATTGCTATTACCTAACACCCGTAGGGGTAAATTATTAGCGGCACGTTTAGGCGCTAGACTGCAAGCAGCCGTTTCTAACGATGCGGCAGCAATTACAGTCGAATCAGGAAAACCTGTTATTAAACATATGGTTTACGGTGGTCTAGCCTTTGGTCAAGAAACCTTAGGGAGCTCATTTTCGATTGCCACCCTCGCGACAGGTACATTTGAAGCTGCACAAAATGATGCATCACGTAGCGGTACGGCTCAAGCTGTGCAATGGGTCGAACCAAAACAATCTATTGTACGTACCTCGGTTCAGAAAAAAGCAGGTAACTCCGTTGAACTAGACAAAGCGCGTCTGGTAGTCAGTGTGGGTCGAGGGATTGGTAGCCAAGAGAACATTGCAATAGCCAAAACATTAGCAGATACCATTGGTGCTGAAATTGCCTGTTCACGCCCAGTCGCAGAAAATGAAAAATGGATGGAACATGAGCGCTACGTTGGGATCTCCAATTTGATGCTCAAACCAGAGCTTTATCTCGCAGTAGGGATTTCAGGTCAAATCCAGCACATGGTTGGTGCAAATGGAGCCCAAATTATTGTGGCCATTAACAAAGACAAAAATGCCCCTATTTTCCAATTCGCAGACTATGGGATCGTTGGGGATTTATTCAAAATCCTCCCGGTACTCACTCAACAACTGGCTAAATAA
- the fixC gene encoding FAD-dependent oxidoreductase FixC produces MSDDIFDAIIVGAGLAGSVAALVLAREGAQVLLIERGNYAGGKNVTGGRMYAHSLERIIPGFTQDAPIERMITREKLSFMTETGAVTVDFQNAAEQKPEETSWSVLRGKLDPWLVEQAENAGAQCITGIRVDKLVERDGKVVGVEADGDVLEAKVVILADGVNSLLAEQLGMTKRVSAEHVAVGVKELIELPKDILANRFNLKEKEGVAWLFAGVPTDGLMGGGFLYTNEDTVSLGLVCGLHHIKDAKKSVPQMLEDFKNHPAVAPLIEGGKMLEYAAHVVPEAGLKMQSELVRDGVLIAGDAAGMCMNLGFTIRGMDLAVASGEAAANTVLNAMKKEDFSKQGLSEYLKLLNEGPLRDMNMYQKMPEFLDNPRMFSAYPEMAVSIAKKLFTISDEAPIPLRKTMLQHAKKVGFMNLLKDGIKGVRAI; encoded by the coding sequence ATGTCCGACGATATTTTTGATGCGATCATTGTAGGCGCTGGCCTAGCTGGTTCGGTTGCTGCACTGGTACTTGCCCGTGAAGGTGCTCAAGTTCTCCTAATTGAACGAGGAAACTACGCGGGCGGTAAAAACGTAACGGGTGGGCGAATGTATGCCCATAGTTTAGAACGGATCATTCCTGGGTTTACCCAAGACGCACCTATCGAACGCATGATCACCCGAGAAAAGCTGTCATTCATGACAGAAACTGGCGCTGTAACCGTCGATTTCCAAAATGCAGCTGAACAAAAACCAGAGGAAACCTCTTGGTCTGTGCTACGTGGCAAACTCGACCCATGGCTAGTTGAACAAGCTGAAAATGCTGGTGCACAGTGTATTACGGGGATTCGGGTTGATAAGTTAGTTGAACGCGATGGCAAGGTAGTTGGTGTTGAGGCTGATGGAGACGTACTTGAAGCTAAAGTGGTCATTTTAGCGGATGGCGTCAATTCACTGCTTGCCGAACAACTTGGTATGACAAAGCGCGTCAGTGCGGAACATGTCGCGGTTGGAGTAAAAGAGCTTATTGAGCTACCGAAAGATATCCTGGCTAACCGTTTTAATCTTAAAGAAAAAGAAGGTGTTGCATGGTTATTTGCAGGGGTTCCTACTGATGGCCTAATGGGAGGTGGATTCCTATATACCAACGAAGATACGGTTTCTTTAGGTCTAGTTTGTGGTTTACACCACATAAAAGACGCCAAAAAGTCTGTTCCTCAAATGTTAGAAGACTTTAAGAATCACCCTGCCGTCGCACCCCTAATTGAAGGCGGGAAAATGCTCGAATATGCCGCACACGTCGTCCCTGAAGCGGGTCTAAAAATGCAATCCGAATTGGTACGCGATGGTGTTTTAATTGCTGGTGATGCTGCGGGTATGTGTATGAACTTAGGCTTTACCATTCGCGGAATGGACTTAGCGGTCGCTTCAGGTGAAGCCGCGGCAAATACAGTACTCAACGCGATGAAAAAAGAGGACTTTAGTAAACAAGGACTCAGTGAGTACCTCAAATTACTCAACGAAGGCCCTCTTCGTGATATGAATATGTACCAAAAAATGCCTGAATTTTTGGATAATCCACGCATGTTCTCTGCCTATCCAGAAATGGCTGTCAGTATTGCGAAAAAGCTATTCACTATTTCAGATGAAGCTCCTATCCCGCTGCGTAAGACCATGTTACAACACGCGAAAAAAGTGGGCTTTATGAATTTGCTCAAGGATGGAATCAAAGGAGTCAGAGCAATATGA
- the fixA gene encoding putative electron transfer flavoprotein FixA: protein MNIITCYKSVPDEQDIIVNSADGSLDFSRADTKISQYDLNAIETANQIKAQQADSKVIALSVGGKALTNMKARKDVLSRGPDELVVVIDDQLEQALPHQTALALSSAAQKVGFDLIICGDGSADLNAQQVSILMGETLQVPAINGVKKIDSITADTVVIERELEDEIEMLSIPLPAIVAVTSDINVPVIPSMKAILGAAKKPVQAWTMADIGLDNVAALSAQSIAAPKQKVRQRIIIEGDGEDQIAQFAEHLRKII, encoded by the coding sequence ATGAATATTATTACATGCTATAAATCTGTTCCTGATGAACAAGATATTATTGTAAATAGCGCAGATGGTTCTTTAGATTTTTCACGTGCTGATACCAAAATCAGTCAATATGATTTAAATGCAATTGAAACCGCTAATCAAATAAAAGCGCAGCAAGCTGACAGTAAAGTGATTGCGTTAAGTGTCGGTGGTAAAGCACTGACCAACATGAAAGCACGTAAAGACGTTTTATCTCGTGGCCCAGATGAACTTGTGGTTGTTATTGATGACCAACTGGAACAAGCCTTACCACATCAAACGGCTCTGGCCTTGAGCTCTGCAGCTCAAAAAGTCGGTTTTGATTTAATTATTTGTGGTGATGGTTCCGCTGATTTAAATGCACAACAAGTCAGTATCTTGATGGGCGAAACACTGCAAGTTCCTGCCATCAACGGTGTGAAGAAAATCGATTCAATCACCGCTGACACGGTAGTTATAGAGCGTGAGCTAGAAGATGAAATTGAAATGCTGTCCATACCATTACCAGCCATTGTCGCTGTTACCTCCGATATTAACGTTCCCGTTATTCCATCAATGAAAGCAATTTTAGGCGCTGCTAAAAAACCCGTTCAAGCTTGGACGATGGCTGATATTGGTTTAGATAACGTTGCAGCTCTTTCTGCGCAATCTATTGCGGCACCTAAGCAAAAAGTCCGCCAGCGCATCATCATTGAAGGTGATGGCGAAGACCAAATTGCACAATTTGCTGAACATTTAAGAAAAATTATTTAA
- a CDS encoding MFS transporter produces the protein MKPKSFDDIQFSSVHRRIMLWGSGGPFLDGYVLVLIGVALEQLTPVLSLSSEWIGLLGAATLAGLFIGTSLFGYICDQVGRRKMFLIDIVAIGAISVATMFVSTPMELLIMRFLIGIVIGADYPIATSMITEFSNTKQRAFAVGFIAAMWYVGATCANLVGYMLYDVQDGWRWMLGSAVIPCIVILIGRFDLPESPLWLIRKGRVKECEKMMEKLFGQPVVFEAEEQQKTHFLQLFTKRHFSFVLFTAIIWTCQVIPMFAIYTFGPQIVGQLGWDQGKNAALGNVVISLFFMLGCLPAMYWLNKMGRRPLLIGSFAIMTLALAILGLFSNLGICLVIIMFGIYAFFSGGPGILQWLYPNELFPTDIRASAVRVIMSISRIGTIFSTWALPLFITKYGVSSVVLMGAGVSLIGLIVSVLFAPETKGLTLAQTSVMGIRRGKK, from the coding sequence ATGAAACCAAAAAGTTTTGATGACATTCAATTTTCTTCCGTTCACCGGCGGATCATGCTGTGGGGTAGCGGTGGGCCTTTTCTGGATGGTTATGTGTTAGTCCTGATTGGCGTTGCTTTAGAACAGCTTACCCCTGTATTAAGCTTAAGTAGCGAATGGATTGGCTTACTCGGTGCTGCAACACTAGCAGGTCTCTTCATAGGAACCTCTCTATTCGGCTATATTTGTGACCAAGTCGGTCGCCGCAAAATGTTCTTAATCGATATTGTTGCCATTGGTGCTATTTCTGTTGCGACCATGTTTGTCTCAACACCGATGGAGCTGCTCATCATGCGGTTCTTAATCGGGATAGTAATTGGTGCAGATTACCCGATTGCAACATCAATGATCACCGAATTCTCTAATACCAAGCAACGCGCATTTGCTGTCGGTTTTATTGCGGCAATGTGGTATGTGGGTGCAACTTGTGCCAATCTCGTCGGTTATATGCTGTATGACGTTCAAGATGGCTGGCGCTGGATGCTTGGCAGTGCAGTTATCCCCTGCATCGTCATTTTAATAGGCCGTTTTGATTTACCGGAGTCCCCTCTTTGGCTTATTCGTAAAGGCCGGGTCAAAGAGTGCGAAAAAATGATGGAAAAGCTGTTTGGCCAGCCCGTGGTATTCGAAGCTGAAGAACAACAAAAAACACATTTCCTCCAGTTATTCACTAAGCGCCATTTTTCTTTCGTTCTATTCACTGCCATTATTTGGACCTGCCAAGTGATCCCGATGTTTGCAATTTACACCTTTGGCCCACAAATTGTTGGCCAGCTCGGTTGGGATCAAGGGAAAAATGCCGCACTAGGTAACGTGGTTATCAGCCTATTCTTTATGTTAGGCTGCTTACCCGCGATGTATTGGCTAAATAAAATGGGACGGCGGCCACTATTGATTGGTAGTTTTGCCATTATGACTCTTGCACTGGCGATACTTGGGCTATTCTCAAACCTCGGTATTTGCCTTGTGATTATTATGTTTGGCATTTACGCATTCTTTTCAGGCGGCCCCGGTATTTTACAATGGCTCTATCCTAATGAACTATTCCCAACAGATATCCGTGCCTCTGCCGTTAGGGTAATTATGTCCATCAGCAGGATTGGAACCATTTTTTCAACATGGGCGCTACCGCTATTTATCACTAAATACGGCGTCAGTTCGGTAGTGCTGATGGGGGCGGGTGTTTCACTTATAGGGTTGATTGTCTCAGTTCTATTTGCCCCCGAAACCAAAGGCTTAACCTTAGCGCAAACCTCAGTGATGGGTATTCGGCGTGGAAAGAAGTAA
- the caiA gene encoding crotonobetainyl-CoA dehydrogenase — protein MDFRLNDEQELFVAGIRELMASENWESYFAQCDRDSQYPERFVKALADMEIDNLLIPEEHGGLDAGFITVAAVWMELGRLGAPTYVLYQLPGGFNTVLREGTQEQIDKIMAFRGTGKQMWNSAITEPGAGSDVGSLQTTYQRRNGKVYLNGSKCFITSSAYTPYIVVMSRDADSPDKPVFTEWFLDMSKPGIKVNKLEKLGLRMDSCCEITFDNVELDEKDMFGREGNGFNRVKEEFDHERFLVALTNYGTAMCAFEDAARYANQRVQFGEAIGRYQLIQEKFAHMAIKLNSMRNMLYETAWKSDNGLITSGDAAMCKYFCANAAFEVVDSAMQVLGGVGIAGEHRIARFWRDLRVDRVSGGSDEMQILTLGRSVLKQYR, from the coding sequence ATGGATTTTAGATTGAATGATGAGCAGGAGTTGTTTGTCGCAGGGATCCGTGAACTCATGGCCAGTGAAAACTGGGAGAGCTATTTCGCACAGTGCGACCGCGACAGCCAATATCCTGAGCGTTTTGTAAAAGCCTTAGCGGACATGGAAATCGATAACCTGCTGATCCCAGAAGAACATGGCGGCTTAGATGCAGGGTTTATTACGGTAGCTGCAGTATGGATGGAATTAGGTCGCCTAGGTGCACCAACCTATGTGCTGTACCAATTACCGGGTGGTTTTAACACCGTACTGAGGGAAGGGACTCAAGAGCAAATTGATAAAATTATGGCGTTTCGCGGCACAGGTAAACAAATGTGGAACTCTGCGATCACTGAACCGGGTGCCGGTTCTGACGTCGGTAGCTTGCAAACCACTTATCAACGTCGTAATGGCAAAGTTTATCTTAATGGTAGCAAATGCTTTATCACCAGTAGTGCCTACACACCGTATATCGTGGTGATGAGCCGTGATGCGGATTCGCCAGATAAACCTGTCTTTACTGAGTGGTTCTTGGATATGAGCAAACCGGGTATCAAGGTGAATAAACTTGAGAAACTGGGTTTACGCATGGATAGCTGCTGTGAAATCACGTTTGATAACGTTGAACTTGATGAAAAAGATATGTTCGGCCGTGAAGGTAATGGTTTCAACCGTGTGAAAGAAGAGTTTGACCACGAGCGTTTCCTTGTGGCTCTGACTAACTACGGTACAGCAATGTGTGCGTTCGAAGACGCGGCTCGCTATGCAAATCAGCGTGTTCAATTCGGTGAAGCAATTGGTCGTTACCAATTAATTCAAGAAAAATTTGCACATATGGCGATCAAGCTCAATTCAATGCGCAACATGTTATATGAAACTGCATGGAAGAGTGACAACGGATTGATCACCTCGGGTGATGCAGCGATGTGTAAATACTTCTGTGCAAATGCGGCGTTTGAAGTTGTGGATTCTGCGATGCAAGTACTCGGCGGTGTCGGAATTGCAGGTGAGCATCGAATTGCACGTTTCTGGCGTGACTTACGTGTGGATCGTGTATCTGGTGGTTCAGATGAAATGCAAATACTAACACTAGGCCGCAGTGTACTGAAACAGTACCGCTAA
- the caiC gene encoding crotonobetaine/carnitine-CoA ligase: MDVIGKQNLRQMWDDLALTHGNNKALIFESCDGNVREFSYIEMNEHINRTANLFLAYGIQKGDKVALHLDNCPEFFFCWFGLAKIGAIMVPVNARYKYNEAAWIMQNCQPRMVVTCATFLDIYQRVLDDESTSLEHIFLISDTPVKQQNGVSDFLLEQAQKPIELTQLIALSVDDTAEILFTSGTTSKPKGVIITHYNLRFAGYYSSWQNTLRSDDIYLTVMPVFHIDCQCTVSMAAFSVGATFVLLERYSARRFWQQVVKHRATVVELIPMMIRTLLSQPLADNEKDHCLREAMFYLNLSNEEKEQFMARFAVKSFLTSYGMTETIVGLIGDRPGDIRRWPSIGRPGFCYKAQIRDENNQPVAAGVVGELCVKGERGKTLFKEYYNNPEATEKAFDKQGWMHTGDFAYQDDDGFFYFVDRSMNMIKRCGENVSCSEIENIIASHPAIVDVAVIGVADEIRDEAIKAFIVLEEGETLTQEEFFAFCEKQMAKFKVPSWVEVRKDLPRNCSGKVLKKHLK, translated from the coding sequence ATGGATGTAATCGGTAAACAAAATTTGCGCCAAATGTGGGATGATCTAGCGTTAACTCATGGCAATAACAAGGCGCTTATCTTTGAATCCTGCGATGGAAATGTCCGTGAATTCAGCTACATTGAGATGAATGAACACATTAACCGCACAGCAAACCTCTTTTTAGCTTATGGCATTCAAAAAGGGGATAAGGTTGCTTTACATCTAGATAATTGCCCAGAGTTTTTCTTTTGCTGGTTTGGCTTGGCAAAAATTGGGGCGATCATGGTCCCTGTTAATGCACGTTATAAATACAATGAAGCCGCTTGGATTATGCAAAACTGCCAGCCACGGATGGTCGTGACTTGTGCGACTTTTTTAGATATTTATCAACGTGTACTTGATGATGAAAGTACCAGCCTTGAACATATTTTTTTAATTTCAGATACCCCCGTTAAACAACAAAACGGCGTTTCAGACTTTTTGCTTGAACAAGCACAAAAACCCATTGAATTGACACAACTCATTGCGTTAAGTGTTGATGATACTGCGGAAATTTTATTTACTTCGGGTACGACCTCAAAACCCAAAGGGGTGATCATTACCCACTATAACTTACGTTTTGCGGGTTACTACTCTTCTTGGCAGAACACCCTGCGCTCAGATGATATTTATCTGACTGTCATGCCTGTTTTTCATATCGATTGCCAGTGCACCGTGTCCATGGCCGCCTTTTCGGTGGGCGCTACTTTTGTGTTACTCGAAAGGTACAGTGCACGACGTTTTTGGCAACAAGTCGTGAAACATCGAGCGACGGTGGTTGAGTTGATCCCAATGATGATCCGCACGTTATTAAGTCAACCTCTGGCGGATAACGAAAAAGACCATTGTTTACGTGAAGCGATGTTCTATCTCAATTTGAGTAATGAGGAAAAAGAACAATTTATGGCGCGTTTTGCGGTGAAGAGTTTTCTGACCTCATATGGCATGACGGAAACCATCGTGGGGTTGATTGGCGATAGGCCCGGTGATATTCGTCGCTGGCCATCTATTGGCCGCCCCGGTTTTTGCTATAAAGCACAAATCAGGGATGAAAATAACCAACCTGTTGCAGCAGGGGTGGTAGGCGAGCTCTGTGTTAAAGGTGAACGTGGAAAAACCTTATTTAAAGAGTATTACAACAACCCAGAAGCAACGGAGAAAGCTTTCGATAAACAAGGCTGGATGCATACCGGAGACTTTGCTTATCAAGATGACGATGGCTTTTTCTATTTTGTGGATAGAAGCATGAACATGATCAAACGGTGCGGTGAAAACGTTTCGTGCAGTGAGATTGAAAATATCATTGCTTCACATCCCGCTATCGTTGACGTGGCCGTGATAGGTGTTGCTGATGAAATTCGTGATGAAGCAATTAAAGCCTTTATTGTGCTAGAAGAGGGTGAAACCTTAACGCAGGAAGAGTTTTTCGCTTTCTGTGAAAAGCAAATGGCGAAATTTAAAGTGCCGTCATGGGTTGAGGTACGTAAGGATTTACCGCGTAACTGTTCTGGGAAAGTACTGAAAAAACACCTGAAATAA
- the caiT gene encoding L-carnitine/gamma-butyrobetaine antiporter: MSKENKKGGIEPKVFFPPLIIVGLLCWLTVRDLDASNEVINQVFSYVTNVWGWAFEWYMVVMFGGWFWLILGPYAKKRLGEEKPEFSRASWIFMMFASCTSAAVLFWGSIEIYYYVSTPPFGFESYSNEAKNIGLAYSLFHWGPLPWATYSFLSVAFGYFFFVRKMDVIRPSSTLVPLVGEKRVNGWFGTLVDNFYLVALILAMGTSLGLATPLVTECIQYLFGIPHTLQLDAIIIFCWIILNAICVAFGLQKGVKIASDVRSYLSFLMLGWVFIVGGASFIVNYFTDSIGVLMMYMPRMLFYTDAVGKSGFPQGWTVFYWAWWVIYAIQMCIFLARISKGRTVRELCIGMVAGLTAGSTLIWTILGSNTLQLIDKDIINIPKLIEEFGVARAIIETWAALPLSTVTIWGFFILCFIATVTLINACSYTLAMSTCRAVKEGDEPPLLVRIGWSVLVGVIGIVLLALGGLKPIQTAIIAGGCPLFFVNIMVTLSFIKDAKVHWKND, encoded by the coding sequence ATGAGCAAAGAAAATAAAAAGGGTGGAATAGAACCAAAAGTTTTTTTTCCACCGTTGATCATTGTTGGACTATTGTGTTGGCTAACTGTCCGTGACCTTGATGCTTCAAATGAAGTGATCAACCAAGTCTTCAGCTATGTCACTAATGTGTGGGGCTGGGCATTTGAGTGGTACATGGTTGTGATGTTTGGCGGATGGTTCTGGTTGATTTTGGGGCCTTATGCCAAAAAACGTTTAGGAGAAGAGAAGCCGGAATTTAGCCGTGCGAGCTGGATTTTCATGATGTTCGCATCTTGTACCTCTGCAGCGGTACTTTTTTGGGGGTCGATTGAAATCTATTATTATGTTTCTACACCGCCTTTTGGCTTTGAATCTTATTCAAACGAGGCCAAAAATATCGGGCTTGCATACAGCTTGTTCCATTGGGGGCCATTACCATGGGCGACCTATAGCTTCTTATCTGTCGCATTCGGTTATTTCTTCTTTGTCCGCAAAATGGATGTTATTCGTCCGAGTAGTACGCTAGTTCCTCTGGTAGGGGAAAAACGTGTCAATGGTTGGTTTGGGACTCTTGTTGATAACTTCTATCTCGTTGCTTTGATATTAGCAATGGGAACCAGTCTAGGGTTAGCAACACCGTTGGTTACTGAATGTATTCAATATTTATTTGGTATTCCACATACCTTACAACTTGATGCCATCATCATTTTCTGCTGGATCATTCTAAATGCAATTTGTGTGGCTTTCGGCCTGCAAAAAGGGGTGAAGATTGCCAGTGATGTACGTAGTTATCTCAGTTTCTTGATGTTGGGATGGGTATTCATTGTTGGTGGTGCTAGCTTTATTGTTAACTACTTTACCGATTCTATCGGTGTTCTAATGATGTATATGCCACGTATGCTGTTCTATACAGATGCGGTTGGTAAAAGTGGTTTCCCACAGGGCTGGACAGTATTTTACTGGGCATGGTGGGTTATCTATGCCATTCAAATGTGTATCTTCCTCGCACGTATATCGAAAGGCCGTACTGTCCGTGAATTGTGTATTGGTATGGTTGCGGGTTTAACCGCAGGATCGACATTAATTTGGACTATTTTAGGAAGTAATACTCTACAACTGATTGATAAAGACATTATCAACATTCCAAAACTGATTGAAGAATTCGGCGTTGCACGCGCCATCATTGAGACATGGGCTGCCTTACCTTTGAGCACTGTAACAATTTGGGGCTTCTTCATCCTCTGCTTTATCGCCACGGTCACACTGATTAATGCTTGTTCATACACTCTCGCTATGTCGACTTGTCGCGCAGTGAAAGAGGGTGATGAACCGCCATTATTAGTACGTATCGGTTGGTCTGTCTTAGTCGGTGTTATCGGCATTGTATTGCTGGCTCTAGGCGGATTAAAACCAATACAAACCGCGATAATTGCTGGAGGATGCCCACTTTTTTTCGTCAACATCATGGTAACGCTTTCCTTTATTAAAGATGCCAAAGTGCATTGGAAAAATGACTAA
- the fixX gene encoding ferredoxin-like protein FixX, with amino-acid sequence MSNPVNVDIKLGINKFNVDEENPHIVVKEHPDMQVLETLTKACPAGLYKKQEDGSVRFDYAGCLECGTCRILGLDSALEKWEYPRGTFGIEFRYG; translated from the coding sequence ATGAGTAATCCAGTCAACGTTGATATCAAACTCGGTATTAATAAATTTAATGTCGATGAAGAAAACCCACATATTGTTGTGAAAGAGCATCCAGACATGCAGGTGCTTGAAACATTAACCAAAGCCTGCCCAGCAGGTTTGTATAAAAAACAAGAAGATGGTTCAGTTCGTTTCGACTATGCAGGCTGCCTTGAATGTGGCACTTGCCGTATTCTAGGCCTAGATAGTGCATTAGAAAAATGGGAATACCCACGCGGCACATTTGGCATTGAATTTCGTTACGGCTGA
- the caiB gene encoding L-carnitine CoA-transferase, producing MAEHLPMPEFGPLAGVRVVFSGIEIAGPFAGQMFAEWGAEVIWIENVAWADTIRVQPNYPQLSRRNLRALSLNIFKDEGREAFLKLMETTDIFIEASKGPAFARRGITDEVLWEHNPKLVVAHLSGFGQYGDPQYTNLAAYNTIAQAFSGYLIQNGDKDQPMPAFPYTADYFSGMTATTAALAALYKARETGKGESIDIAMYEVMLRMGQYFMMDYFNGGEICPRMTKGKDPYYAGCGLYSCNDGYIVMEVVGITQVQEIFKDIGLGHLLGTPEIPEGTQLIHRIECPYGPLMEEKLDEWLGARSIDEVLARLAELNIASAKVLTIPELDTNPQYIARESITSWQTMDGRTCRGPNVMPKFKNNPGQIWRGMPSHGMDTTDILKNIGYSETDIRGLVDKGLAKIVD from the coding sequence ATGGCAGAGCATCTACCTATGCCAGAGTTTGGCCCATTAGCTGGGGTCAGAGTGGTATTTTCAGGGATTGAAATAGCCGGCCCATTTGCAGGACAAATGTTTGCAGAGTGGGGCGCAGAAGTGATTTGGATAGAGAACGTAGCGTGGGCGGATACCATTCGTGTTCAGCCTAATTATCCTCAGTTATCAAGGCGTAACCTGCGTGCATTATCACTGAATATCTTTAAAGATGAAGGGCGAGAAGCATTCCTGAAGCTAATGGAAACAACGGATATATTCATTGAGGCTAGTAAAGGACCCGCATTTGCTCGTAGAGGGATCACCGATGAGGTACTTTGGGAACACAACCCAAAATTGGTTGTCGCTCATTTATCAGGCTTCGGACAATATGGCGATCCTCAATACACTAACCTAGCGGCCTACAATACCATTGCACAGGCTTTCAGTGGTTATCTTATCCAAAATGGTGATAAAGACCAGCCAATGCCTGCCTTCCCTTATACCGCAGATTATTTTTCTGGCATGACCGCCACAACAGCAGCTCTCGCAGCACTGTATAAAGCGCGTGAAACGGGTAAAGGGGAAAGCATTGATATCGCCATGTACGAAGTGATGTTGCGTATGGGGCAATACTTCATGATGGATTACTTCAATGGTGGCGAAATTTGCCCACGTATGACCAAAGGGAAAGACCCGTACTACGCGGGTTGTGGGCTCTATAGCTGTAATGATGGCTATATTGTGATGGAAGTCGTTGGTATCACTCAAGTACAAGAAATATTTAAAGATATTGGTCTTGGTCATTTACTAGGAACGCCAGAAATACCTGAAGGGACTCAGCTCATTCATCGAATTGAATGTCCTTATGGACCTTTAATGGAAGAAAAACTCGATGAATGGCTAGGCGCACGCTCGATTGATGAGGTGCTAGCAAGGTTGGCTGAGCTGAACATTGCAAGTGCGAAAGTATTAACTATTCCTGAGCTAGATACTAACCCTCAATACATAGCTCGGGAGTCGATTACCAGTTGGCAGACCATGGATGGGCGCACATGTCGTGGTCCAAACGTTATGCCAAAATTCAAAAATAATCCGGGCCAAATATGGCGCGGTATGCCATCACATGGCATGGATACCACGGATATATTGAAAAATATTGGATATAGCGAAACAGATATTCGGGGGTTAGTCGACAAAGGACTGGCCAAAATAGTGGATTAA